The Micromonospora krabiensis genome window below encodes:
- a CDS encoding ABC transporter ATP-binding protein: MSEQSAAGASGRPTGRLLEVDDLRVEFRTRDGVAKVINGVTYHVDAGETLAVLGESGSGKSVTAQTIMGILDTPPGHVTGGQVRFHGKDMLTMSFEERRRIRGEGIAMIFQDALSALNPVFTVGFQIAEQFRVRRGLSRSDAKKRAIEMLDQVKIPNAKGRFSNYPHQFSGGMRQRAMIAMSLALDPEVLIADEPTTALDVTVQAQIMDLLAELQRERQMGMILITHDLGVVADVADRIAVMYAGRIVEEADVYDLYAKPAHPYTLGLLNSIPRLDEKGQQLRTIKGLPPNLMNIPPGCPFNPRCPMAQPVCREKVPPLLQIGAGRASACHFAEELVNRD, encoded by the coding sequence GTGTCCGAGCAGTCCGCCGCGGGCGCCTCCGGGCGCCCCACCGGCCGCCTGCTCGAGGTCGACGACCTCCGGGTGGAGTTCCGTACCCGCGACGGCGTCGCCAAGGTCATCAACGGGGTCACGTACCACGTCGATGCGGGGGAGACCCTCGCCGTGCTCGGCGAGTCCGGCTCCGGTAAGAGCGTCACCGCGCAGACCATCATGGGCATCCTCGACACGCCGCCCGGTCACGTGACCGGCGGTCAGGTGCGCTTCCACGGCAAGGACATGCTGACGATGTCCTTCGAGGAGCGTCGCCGCATCCGTGGCGAGGGCATCGCGATGATCTTCCAGGACGCGCTCTCCGCGCTGAACCCGGTCTTCACCGTCGGGTTCCAGATCGCCGAGCAGTTCCGGGTCCGCCGTGGCCTGAGCCGCTCGGACGCCAAGAAGCGCGCGATCGAGATGCTCGACCAGGTCAAGATCCCGAACGCCAAGGGCCGGTTCAGCAACTACCCGCACCAGTTCTCCGGCGGCATGCGCCAGCGGGCGATGATCGCCATGTCGCTGGCGCTCGACCCCGAGGTGCTGATCGCGGACGAGCCGACCACCGCGCTCGACGTGACCGTGCAGGCCCAGATCATGGACCTGCTGGCCGAGCTCCAGCGCGAGCGGCAGATGGGCATGATCCTGATCACCCACGACCTCGGCGTGGTCGCCGACGTCGCGGACCGGATCGCGGTCATGTACGCGGGGCGGATCGTCGAGGAAGCCGACGTCTACGACCTGTACGCGAAGCCGGCGCACCCGTACACCCTCGGCCTGCTCAACTCGATCCCGCGTCTGGACGAGAAGGGGCAGCAGCTCCGCACCATCAAGGGCCTCCCGCCGAACCTGATGAACATCCCGCCGGGCTGCCCGTTCAACCCGCGCTGCCCCATGGCGCAGCCGGTGTGCCGGGAGAAGGTGCCGCCGCTGCTGCAGATCGGCGCCGGCCGGGCCAGCGCCTGCCACTTCGCCGAGGAGCTGGTGAACCGTGACTGA
- a CDS encoding ABC transporter ATP-binding protein: MTENILEVRDLVKHYPVTRGVVFKKTIGQVKAVDGVSFDLRQGETLGVVGESGCGKSTLARVLMNLEKPTAGKVLYKGQDISKLSGGGLRRLRRQIQLVMQDPYTSLNPRMTVGDLVGEPFEIHPEVAPKGSRRNKVKELLDLVGLNPEHINRYPHQFSGGQRQRIGIARALALRPEIIVCDEPVSALDVSIQAQVMNLLEQLQGEFGLSYVFIAHDLSVVRHLSDRVAVMYLGKIVEVGTEDEIYERPTHPYTQALLSAVPVPDPTVREHKAIIRLTGDVPSPVSPPSGCRFRTRCWKAQDICAQQAPLLQIRQGSDHPSACHFAEKREIVATHEV, translated from the coding sequence GTGACTGAGAACATCCTCGAGGTCCGCGACCTGGTCAAGCACTACCCCGTCACGCGCGGCGTGGTGTTCAAGAAGACCATCGGCCAGGTCAAGGCCGTTGACGGGGTCTCCTTCGACCTGCGTCAGGGTGAGACGCTCGGCGTCGTCGGTGAGTCCGGCTGCGGCAAGTCGACGCTGGCCCGGGTGCTGATGAACCTGGAGAAGCCGACCGCCGGCAAGGTGCTCTACAAGGGTCAGGACATCTCCAAGCTCTCCGGTGGCGGCCTGCGCCGCCTGCGCCGGCAGATCCAGCTGGTCATGCAGGACCCGTACACCTCGCTGAACCCGCGGATGACGGTGGGTGACCTGGTCGGCGAGCCGTTCGAGATCCACCCCGAGGTGGCCCCGAAGGGCAGCCGCCGCAACAAGGTCAAGGAACTCCTCGACCTGGTCGGCCTGAACCCGGAGCACATCAACCGGTACCCGCACCAGTTCTCGGGCGGTCAGCGGCAGCGCATCGGCATCGCCCGGGCGCTCGCCCTGCGTCCGGAGATCATCGTCTGCGACGAGCCGGTGTCGGCGCTGGACGTGTCGATCCAGGCGCAGGTGATGAACCTGCTGGAGCAGCTCCAGGGCGAGTTCGGCCTGTCGTACGTCTTCATCGCGCACGACCTGTCGGTGGTGCGGCACCTCTCCGACCGGGTCGCGGTGATGTACCTCGGCAAGATCGTCGAGGTGGGCACCGAGGACGAGATCTACGAGCGGCCGACGCACCCGTACACCCAGGCGTTGCTCTCCGCGGTGCCGGTGCCGGACCCGACCGTGCGCGAGCACAAGGCGATCATCCGCCTCACCGGTGACGTGCCGTCGCCGGTGAGCCCGCCGTCGGGCTGCCGCTTCCGCACCCGGTGCTGGAAGGCGCAGGACATCTGCGCCCAGCAGGCGCCGCTGCTGCAGATCCGGCAGGGCTCGGACCACCCGAGTGCCTGCCACTTCGCCGAGAAGCGGGAGATCGTGGCCACCCACGAGGTCTGA
- a CDS encoding chorismate mutase, producing MDDAANGRPGDRPVDAGTKEPVAAAQIVAIRERIDQIDQALIDLWQERASLSQQVGATRMASGGTRLVLSREREILERFRRALGADGTQLALLLLRAGRGPL from the coding sequence CTGGACGACGCGGCGAACGGCCGGCCCGGGGACCGACCGGTGGACGCCGGCACGAAGGAGCCCGTCGCCGCGGCCCAGATCGTCGCCATCCGGGAGCGGATCGACCAGATCGACCAGGCGCTCATCGACCTGTGGCAGGAGCGAGCGAGCCTGTCCCAGCAGGTCGGCGCGACGCGCATGGCGTCCGGCGGCACCCGCCTGGTGCTCTCCCGCGAGCGGGAGATCCTCGAACGGTTCCGGCGGGCCCTCGGCGCCGACGGCACCCAGCTCGCCCTGCTCCTTCTCCGAGCCGGCCGCGGGCCGCTCTGA